Proteins encoded within one genomic window of Microbacterium sp. LKL04:
- the rplS gene encoding 50S ribosomal protein L19: MQILDSVDAASLRSDIPVFNAGDTVKVHVNITEGNRSRIQVFQGVVIGRSGDGVRETFTVRKISFQVGVERTFPVHSPVIDHIEVVTRGDVRRAKLYYLRELRGKKAKIKEKRDR, translated from the coding sequence ATGCAGATCCTCGACTCCGTCGACGCAGCCTCGCTGCGCTCCGACATCCCCGTCTTCAACGCCGGCGACACCGTCAAGGTGCACGTCAACATCACCGAAGGCAACCGCTCGCGTATCCAGGTGTTCCAGGGTGTCGTCATCGGTCGCTCGGGTGACGGCGTCCGCGAGACGTTCACCGTTCGCAAGATCAGCTTCCAGGTCGGCGTGGAGCGCACGTTCCCCGTGCACAGCCCCGTCATCGACCACATCGAGGTCGTCACCCGCGGTGACGTCCGTCGCGCGAAGCTGTACTACCTGCGCGAGCTGCGCGGCAAGAAGGCCAAGATCAAGGAGAAGCGCGACCGCTGA
- a CDS encoding MFS transporter permease has product MPLRRGLFHWLLPSAVILPLWLLIGWIASDAGGWALAWVIVIAIPSVLVGQLVLTLLIRSRGTVRHTRALSWWDVAGIGLWHVLTILVGFFSEAWFWPLLIGATLVFFAVFWSSLWQLFQEARPSVILRRYTAPARGPQADPTVVVLEEKRDPLR; this is encoded by the coding sequence ATGCCACTGCGTCGCGGACTGTTCCACTGGTTGCTGCCGAGCGCCGTCATCCTGCCGCTGTGGCTGTTGATCGGCTGGATCGCCTCGGATGCCGGGGGATGGGCCCTGGCGTGGGTCATCGTCATCGCCATCCCGTCCGTGTTGGTGGGGCAACTCGTCCTCACGCTTCTGATCCGGTCCCGCGGGACGGTACGTCACACGCGGGCGCTGTCGTGGTGGGATGTCGCCGGGATCGGCCTGTGGCATGTTCTGACGATCCTCGTGGGTTTCTTCAGCGAAGCCTGGTTCTGGCCGCTGCTGATCGGCGCGACCCTCGTCTTCTTCGCGGTGTTCTGGTCGTCGCTCTGGCAGCTGTTCCAGGAGGCTCGTCCCTCCGTCATCCTTCGTCGCTACACCGCGCCGGCGCGCGGTCCGCAGGCGGACCCGACGGTCGTGGTCCTCGAGGAGAAGCGCGACCCGTTGCGCTGA
- the trmD gene encoding tRNA (guanosine(37)-N1)-methyltransferase TrmD, with product MRIDVVTIFPAFFDVLEVSLLGRARGAGLLDIRVHDLRDHATDRHRTVDDTPYGGGAGMVMKPEPWGLALDELASRPDDGEKDPASGPLFVFPSPAGERFTQATAREWSAESHIVFGCGRYEGIDERVFSYAATLGRVRLVSLGDYVLNGGEVAAMAMIEAVGRLVPGVVGNPESLVEESHEDGLLEYPSYTKPGSWRGYDVPDVLLSGHHGRVAQWRRDQQVERTRARRPDLLAD from the coding sequence GTGCGCATCGACGTCGTCACGATCTTCCCCGCGTTCTTCGACGTCCTCGAAGTCTCGCTGCTCGGGCGCGCGCGCGGCGCCGGCCTGCTGGACATCCGCGTGCACGATCTCCGCGACCACGCCACCGACCGGCACCGGACCGTGGACGACACCCCCTACGGCGGCGGTGCCGGCATGGTCATGAAGCCCGAACCGTGGGGACTCGCCCTCGATGAGCTCGCGTCTCGACCGGACGACGGCGAGAAGGATCCGGCATCCGGACCCCTGTTCGTGTTCCCGTCTCCGGCGGGGGAGCGGTTCACGCAGGCGACCGCTCGCGAGTGGAGCGCCGAAAGCCACATCGTCTTCGGATGCGGCCGCTACGAGGGCATCGACGAACGTGTCTTCTCGTATGCGGCGACGCTCGGCCGGGTCCGCCTCGTCAGCCTGGGCGATTATGTGCTCAACGGCGGCGAAGTGGCGGCGATGGCGATGATCGAAGCCGTCGGACGGCTCGTCCCGGGAGTCGTGGGAAACCCCGAGAGCCTGGTCGAGGAGTCGCACGAAGACGGACTCCTCGAGTACCCGTCCTATACGAAGCCGGGCTCCTGGCGCGGGTACGACGTTCCGGACGTCCTGTTGAGCGGGCACCACGGTCGCGTCGCCCAGTGGCGCCGTGATCAGCAGGTGGAGCGCACGCGCGCGCGGCGGCCCGACCTGCTGGCCGACTGA
- the rimM gene encoding ribosome maturation factor RimM (Essential for efficient processing of 16S rRNA): MSVNPARTQLRVGRLVKAHGLKGALKLELYTDDPDGRFVPGAVFTLQVPESSPWHGKTVTVREFKWMNSHPVVFLDGVEDRDGAESLVRAILWIDQDPTAPVVEDDAWYDHQLVGLDVVRDGEVVGRVARVDHFPAQDLLSVQLTGGEDREVLVPFVKAIVSEVDMAAGRLVVTPPAGLFEDLAAEDDSPAVSGDEGTAGS, encoded by the coding sequence GTGTCGGTCAACCCGGCCCGGACGCAGTTGCGTGTCGGCCGTCTCGTCAAGGCACACGGGCTCAAGGGCGCCCTCAAGCTCGAGCTGTACACCGATGACCCCGACGGCCGTTTCGTGCCCGGTGCGGTCTTCACACTGCAGGTCCCGGAGTCCTCGCCCTGGCACGGGAAGACCGTGACGGTGCGCGAGTTCAAGTGGATGAACTCCCACCCGGTCGTCTTCCTCGACGGGGTCGAGGACCGCGACGGCGCGGAGTCGCTCGTCCGTGCGATCCTCTGGATCGATCAGGATCCGACCGCCCCGGTCGTCGAGGACGACGCCTGGTACGACCACCAACTCGTCGGCCTCGATGTCGTCCGGGACGGCGAGGTCGTGGGGCGCGTCGCCCGCGTCGACCACTTTCCGGCGCAGGACCTGCTGAGCGTCCAGCTCACCGGAGGGGAGGACCGCGAGGTCCTCGTCCCGTTCGTGAAGGCCATCGTCTCCGAGGTCGACATGGCCGCCGGACGACTCGTCGTGACGCCGCCGGCGGGTCTGTTCGAAGACCTGGCCGCCGAGGACGATTCGCCCGCAGTGTCGGGCGACGAGGGTACCGCCGGGTCCTGA
- a CDS encoding RNA-binding protein encodes MLAAALEHIVKGIVDHPDDVTIASSSSPRGEVLEVRVHPDDRGRVIGRGGRTAKALRTLISALADGSRVRVDVADD; translated from the coding sequence TTGCTGGCCGCCGCGCTCGAACACATCGTCAAGGGGATCGTGGATCACCCGGACGACGTCACCATCGCTTCCAGCTCCTCGCCTCGCGGCGAGGTGCTCGAGGTGCGTGTGCACCCCGATGACCGGGGTCGTGTGATCGGGCGCGGCGGACGCACGGCGAAAGCCCTGCGCACCCTCATCTCCGCCCTGGCAGACGGCTCGCGCGTCCGCGTCGACGTGGCGGACGACTGA
- the rpsP gene encoding 30S ribosomal protein S16: MAVKIRLKRMGKIRAPYYRIVVADSRTKRDGRVIEEIGKYHPTEQPSFIEVDSERAQYWLSVGAQPTEQVAAILKLTGDWGKFKGDKDAVSTVKTAEPKAAFELDSSKKSVIKPKAEKKAEAPAADAAAADATESE; the protein is encoded by the coding sequence GTGGCTGTCAAGATCCGTCTGAAGCGCATGGGCAAGATCCGTGCGCCGTACTACCGCATCGTCGTCGCCGACTCGCGCACCAAGCGCGACGGCCGCGTCATCGAGGAGATCGGCAAGTACCACCCGACCGAGCAGCCCTCGTTCATCGAGGTCGACTCGGAGCGCGCGCAGTACTGGCTCTCCGTCGGCGCTCAGCCGACCGAGCAGGTCGCCGCCATCCTCAAGCTCACAGGCGACTGGGGCAAGTTCAAGGGCGACAAGGACGCGGTCTCGACCGTGAAGACCGCCGAGCCGAAGGCCGCCTTCGAGCTCGACTCGTCGAAGAAGTCGGTCATCAAGCCGAAGGCGGAGAAGAAGGCCGAGGCGCCTGCCGCTGACGCCGCGGCCGCCGACGCGACTGAGTCCGAGTAA
- a CDS encoding glutamate--cysteine ligase → MTVTFATSARSSVGIEWEIMLADRSTGDLVPAAPGILDEIEEQTRHERHTVTGELLTNTIEVTSGVGDTVAAAVDDIGDAIDLIRTVTDPRDIELLCAGSHPFARWYDQQVTDKTRYHKLIERTQWWGRNMMIWGIHVHVGVEDVSKVIPMINALSAYLPHLQALSASSPFWAGDRTGYASNRALVFQQLPTAGLPWPLETWAEYEAYLADMERTGVMADATEVRWDIRPAPRWGTIEIRACDGMSTLPELAAVAALVQVLAEHFSRMIDEGRPLPTIQPWFVRENKWRAARYGLDADIIVDREGRQRPVAEHLRELVESLSPVASELHCAKEFAGIAQILDQGASYQRQIRVADAADGDLREVVHHLIREFRGGPSLREVVSVG, encoded by the coding sequence ATGACGGTGACCTTCGCCACATCCGCTCGTTCGTCCGTCGGAATCGAATGGGAGATCATGCTGGCCGACCGGTCGACCGGCGACCTCGTCCCCGCGGCTCCCGGCATCCTGGATGAGATAGAGGAGCAGACCCGCCACGAGCGTCACACCGTCACGGGAGAACTGCTGACCAACACGATCGAAGTGACGAGCGGGGTCGGTGACACCGTCGCCGCCGCCGTCGACGACATCGGCGACGCCATCGACCTGATCCGCACGGTCACCGACCCGCGGGACATCGAACTCCTGTGCGCCGGCAGCCACCCGTTCGCCCGCTGGTACGACCAGCAGGTGACGGACAAGACCCGGTACCACAAGCTCATCGAGCGCACGCAGTGGTGGGGGCGCAACATGATGATCTGGGGCATCCACGTCCACGTCGGGGTCGAGGACGTGTCGAAGGTGATCCCCATGATCAACGCGCTCTCCGCCTACCTCCCCCATCTGCAGGCGCTCTCCGCATCCAGCCCGTTCTGGGCGGGCGACCGAACCGGCTACGCGTCGAACCGCGCGCTCGTGTTCCAGCAGCTCCCGACTGCCGGACTCCCCTGGCCGCTCGAGACCTGGGCCGAGTACGAGGCCTACCTCGCCGACATGGAGCGGACGGGCGTCATGGCGGACGCCACCGAGGTGCGGTGGGACATCCGTCCCGCGCCGCGATGGGGGACGATCGAGATCCGCGCGTGCGACGGGATGTCCACGCTTCCCGAGCTCGCCGCCGTCGCCGCGCTCGTCCAGGTGCTGGCGGAGCACTTCTCCCGGATGATCGACGAGGGGAGACCGTTGCCGACGATCCAGCCCTGGTTCGTCCGCGAGAACAAATGGCGCGCAGCCCGCTACGGCCTCGACGCCGACATCATCGTCGACCGCGAGGGGCGTCAGCGACCCGTCGCCGAACACCTCCGCGAGCTCGTGGAGTCCCTCTCCCCCGTCGCATCCGAGCTCCACTGCGCGAAGGAGTTCGCCGGCATCGCCCAGATCCTGGATCAGGGCGCGAGCTACCAGCGTCAGATCCGAGTGGCGGATGCCGCCGACGGAGACCTCCGCGAAGTCGTGCACCACCTCATCCGGGAGTTCCGGGGCGGCCCGAGCCTCCGCGAGGTCGTCTCGGTCGGCTGA
- the ffh gene encoding signal recognition particle protein — protein sequence MATFGTLSDRLTETFRNLRTKGKLSPADVDGTVREIRRALLDADVALQVVKEFTGKVRDRALGDEVSRALNPAQQVVQIVNEELVAILGGEQRRLQFAKQPPTVIMLAGLQGSGKTTFAGKLAKQLEKDGHTPLLVACDLQRPNAVNQLTVVAERAGAAIYAPEPGNGVGDPVKVARDGVEHARRQQFDTVIIDTAGRLGVDAELMKQAADIRTATAPDEVLFVIDAMIGQDAVNTAKAFQDGVDFTGVVLSKLDGDARGGAALSVASVTGRPIIFASTGEGLDDLEPFHPDRMASRILDLGDILTLIEQAQQAFDEEEAQRVAEKLATEQFTLEDFLEQLQQVRKMGSMKKMLGMLPGMGQMKQQIENFDEREIDRTEAIIRSMTPIERRNPKVLNGSRRLRIARGSGMTVTDVNQLVQRFDQAAKMMKTVARGGVPSMPGMGAVGGKPGASSKRGKKQKSSGGSRSGNPAKRAAENAGLSAATTAASGSGFGLGAPTEPTEADLAEIQKLFGKN from the coding sequence ATGGCTACCTTCGGCACGCTCTCCGATCGTCTCACCGAGACCTTCCGCAACCTCCGCACGAAGGGAAAGCTGTCGCCCGCCGACGTCGACGGCACCGTGCGTGAGATCCGTCGCGCCCTGCTCGACGCGGACGTCGCGCTCCAGGTCGTCAAGGAGTTCACCGGCAAGGTGCGCGACCGCGCGCTCGGCGACGAGGTCAGCCGCGCACTGAACCCCGCTCAGCAGGTCGTCCAGATCGTCAACGAGGAGCTCGTCGCGATCCTCGGCGGCGAGCAGCGTCGCCTGCAGTTCGCCAAGCAGCCGCCCACCGTCATCATGCTCGCGGGGCTGCAGGGTTCCGGTAAGACGACCTTCGCCGGCAAGCTCGCCAAGCAGCTCGAGAAGGACGGGCACACGCCTCTGCTCGTCGCGTGCGACCTGCAGCGCCCGAACGCCGTGAACCAGCTCACCGTCGTCGCGGAGCGCGCCGGTGCCGCCATCTACGCCCCCGAGCCGGGCAACGGCGTCGGTGACCCCGTGAAGGTCGCCCGCGACGGAGTCGAGCATGCTCGTCGCCAGCAGTTCGACACCGTGATCATCGACACCGCCGGCCGTCTCGGTGTGGACGCTGAGCTCATGAAGCAGGCAGCCGACATCCGCACTGCCACGGCGCCCGACGAGGTCCTGTTCGTCATCGACGCGATGATCGGTCAGGATGCCGTCAACACGGCCAAGGCATTCCAGGACGGCGTCGACTTCACGGGCGTCGTGCTGTCCAAGCTCGACGGCGACGCCCGAGGTGGCGCCGCACTCTCCGTCGCGTCGGTCACCGGGCGCCCGATCATCTTCGCCTCGACAGGTGAAGGCCTCGACGACCTCGAGCCCTTCCACCCCGACCGCATGGCGAGCCGCATCCTCGACCTCGGTGACATCCTCACCCTCATCGAGCAGGCTCAGCAGGCGTTCGACGAGGAAGAGGCGCAGCGCGTCGCGGAGAAGCTCGCGACGGAGCAGTTCACGCTCGAGGACTTCCTCGAGCAGCTTCAGCAGGTCCGCAAGATGGGCTCGATGAAGAAGATGCTCGGCATGCTGCCGGGCATGGGGCAGATGAAGCAGCAGATCGAGAACTTCGACGAGCGCGAGATCGATCGCACCGAGGCCATCATCCGCTCGATGACGCCGATCGAGCGTCGCAACCCGAAGGTCTTGAACGGCTCGCGCCGCCTCCGCATCGCGCGGGGGTCGGGCATGACCGTCACCGACGTCAACCAGCTCGTGCAGCGCTTCGATCAGGCCGCGAAGATGATGAAGACGGTCGCCCGCGGTGGCGTCCCCTCCATGCCGGGTATGGGCGCCGTCGGCGGAAAGCCGGGCGCGTCCAGCAAGCGTGGGAAGAAGCAGAAGAGCAGCGGAGGCTCGCGGTCGGGCAATCCCGCGAAGCGGGCGGCCGAGAACGCCGGCCTCTCGGCAGCGACGACGGCGGCGTCCGGGTCGGGCTTCGGCCTCGGCGCGCCGACGGAGCCGACCGAGGCGGACCTCGCCGAGATCCAGAAGCTCTTCGGGAAGAACTGA
- a CDS encoding TetR/AcrR family transcriptional regulator, translated as MTTGRPRASSREVLSEAACELFLERGFDATSITDISARAGVSRSSFFNYFESKEAILWSSLDGRIETLRAGAPVEDPAAALMSMCRDLQPDSLALALVNAHAMGLTDELERGAAVRSARIATVVSASLVAHGAEQVAAAVCGAAHAGAVMIAIERWARAGAGRASLSDELEGALGVAAITLPARGAGRALPLD; from the coding sequence ATGACGACCGGTCGGCCCCGCGCGTCGTCTCGCGAGGTGTTGTCGGAGGCGGCCTGCGAACTCTTCCTCGAGCGCGGTTTCGACGCGACATCGATCACGGACATCTCGGCGCGCGCGGGGGTCAGCAGGTCGAGTTTCTTCAACTACTTCGAGTCGAAGGAGGCCATCCTCTGGTCCTCGCTCGACGGTCGGATCGAGACGCTGCGGGCAGGCGCACCGGTGGAGGATCCGGCGGCGGCTCTGATGTCCATGTGTCGCGATCTCCAGCCCGACAGCCTCGCCCTCGCCCTGGTCAATGCTCACGCCATGGGCCTGACGGATGAATTGGAACGGGGCGCGGCGGTCCGCAGTGCGCGGATCGCCACGGTGGTCTCGGCATCCCTCGTCGCGCACGGTGCGGAGCAGGTGGCTGCCGCGGTCTGCGGCGCTGCCCACGCCGGGGCCGTGATGATCGCCATCGAGCGCTGGGCACGCGCCGGTGCCGGCCGGGCCTCGCTCTCCGACGAGCTCGAGGGTGCCCTCGGGGTAGCCGCGATCACGTTGCCTGCCCGAGGCGCCGGGCGGGCGCTCCCGCTCGACTAA
- the lipB gene encoding lipoyl(octanoyl) transferase LipB has protein sequence MIEIRTVGMAPDLVPYRDGWALQRGLHADIVNGSRGDTLLLLEHEAVYTAGARTAPDERPVDGTPVIDVDRGGKITWHGPGQLVGYPLVRLPDPVDVVAHVRRLEDVLIRVARSLGVDGKRVDGRSGVWVDRAGATAKVAAIGVRVQGGVTMHGFALNCDNSLEPFSRIIPCGIADAGVTTLSSLLGRDVSPREVLPTVASAFAAEFGAEVAA, from the coding sequence ATGATCGAGATCCGCACCGTCGGCATGGCGCCCGACCTCGTCCCCTACCGTGACGGCTGGGCGCTCCAGCGCGGGCTCCACGCCGACATCGTGAACGGGAGCCGCGGCGACACGCTTCTCCTTCTGGAGCACGAGGCCGTCTACACGGCCGGAGCACGCACGGCGCCGGACGAGCGCCCGGTCGACGGTACGCCTGTCATCGATGTCGACCGCGGGGGGAAGATCACCTGGCACGGTCCGGGCCAGCTCGTCGGCTACCCCCTCGTCCGCCTTCCGGATCCGGTCGATGTCGTGGCGCACGTCCGCCGACTCGAGGACGTTCTCATCCGCGTCGCACGATCGCTCGGTGTCGACGGAAAACGCGTCGACGGGCGAAGCGGGGTCTGGGTCGATCGCGCCGGCGCGACGGCGAAGGTCGCCGCCATCGGCGTGCGAGTGCAGGGCGGGGTCACGATGCACGGGTTCGCGCTGAACTGCGACAACTCCCTCGAACCGTTCTCTCGAATCATCCCGTGCGGGATCGCCGACGCCGGCGTCACGACGCTGTCGTCGCTCCTCGGCCGCGACGTCTCGCCCCGCGAGGTCCTTCCCACGGTGGCATCCGCTTTCGCAGCGGAGTTCGGCGCGGAGGTGGCGGCATGA
- the lipA gene encoding lipoyl synthase has protein sequence MSAAGPDGRRMLRLEVRNAQTPIERKPEWIRTKARMGPEYQELQALVKDEGLHTVCQEAGCPNIFECWEDREATFLIGGSQCTRRCDFCQIDTGRPADYDTDEPRRVAESVMRMRLRYATVTCVARDDLPDGGAWLNAETVRQIHATNAGTGVELLATDFNGDPELLDVVFASRPEVFAHNVETVPRIFKRIRPAFRYERSLGVLTRARDAGLITKSNLILGMGEERHEVEEALRDLHAAGTDIITLTQYLRPSPRHLPVARWVTPQEFVELRELAESIGFLGVLAGPLVRSSYRAGRLWARSMKSKGRDIPIELAHLAEEAAAEGFAQAV, from the coding sequence ATGAGCGCGGCCGGGCCCGACGGCCGGCGGATGCTCCGCCTCGAAGTGCGCAACGCGCAGACGCCCATCGAGCGCAAGCCCGAGTGGATCCGCACGAAGGCGCGGATGGGACCCGAGTACCAGGAGCTCCAGGCCCTCGTGAAGGACGAGGGACTCCACACGGTCTGCCAGGAAGCGGGGTGCCCCAACATCTTCGAGTGTTGGGAGGACCGGGAGGCGACGTTCCTCATCGGCGGTTCGCAGTGCACGCGCCGATGCGACTTCTGTCAGATCGACACCGGAAGACCCGCCGACTACGACACGGATGAGCCCCGCCGCGTCGCGGAGAGCGTCATGCGCATGCGCCTGCGGTACGCAACCGTCACGTGCGTGGCCCGCGACGATCTGCCCGACGGCGGTGCGTGGCTCAACGCCGAGACCGTGCGCCAGATCCACGCGACGAATGCGGGAACGGGGGTGGAGCTGCTCGCCACGGACTTCAACGGCGACCCCGAACTCCTCGACGTCGTCTTCGCTTCGCGACCCGAAGTCTTCGCCCACAACGTCGAGACCGTTCCCCGGATCTTCAAGCGCATCCGCCCCGCCTTCCGGTACGAACGATCCTTGGGTGTCCTTACGCGGGCGCGGGATGCCGGATTGATCACGAAATCCAACCTCATCCTGGGCATGGGCGAGGAACGTCACGAGGTCGAGGAGGCGCTGCGCGATCTCCACGCGGCGGGGACCGACATCATCACGCTGACGCAGTACCTGCGTCCGTCGCCCCGACACCTGCCGGTAGCGAGGTGGGTGACGCCCCAGGAGTTCGTCGAACTCCGAGAGCTCGCCGAATCGATCGGCTTCCTCGGCGTGCTCGCAGGACCGCTCGTCCGTTCGTCGTACCGCGCAGGTCGGTTGTGGGCGCGATCGATGAAGTCCAAGGGCCGCGACATCCCGATCGAATTGGCGCACCTGGCGGAAGAGGCCGCTGCCGAGGGTTTCGCGCAGGCCGTCTGA